A section of the Pseudomonas fluorescens genome encodes:
- a CDS encoding xanthine dehydrogenase family protein molybdopterin-binding subunit produces the protein MKKTIEMNVDMSRRRLLQGSGIAVGGLVLSTWLPPLVSKSAASEAAALGRLGDRSAEGFGAFVRVGPDGVVTVISPKIEMGQGAQTGIAMMVAEELEVDLDKVVIQEAPPNSALYTDTLLQFQATGGSTSTRYTWEPLRRAGATARILLIQAAALQWRVAPSLCHAQNGQVFGPKGLQADYGDLVEAAATLPLPDAVPLKTPEQFKLLGTPAQRLDTPAKVNGKARFTIDLQIPGMLVASSITCPVYGGRLRSVDETEARRVLGVRDIVRLDNAVAVTASNFWACQQAIKALKIEWELGSNATIGSKQLDQELLAASSRDGVVAKRTGDIEQAKQGSSSQFEAVYEQALLSHSPLEPMSCVAHVRKDACELWVGTQVPVFAQQTAAQVTGLPLEKIQVHNQLIGGAFGRRLEFDFITQAVAIARQVDYPIKLVWSREEDMTHDLYRPLYADRMQAALDKQGRPLGWEHRIAGASILARYAGSLPPSGVDADAVEVAVEPIYRLPHLQVRYIRQEPSVVPVSWWRGVGPLRGTYALECFIDELAHNAKADPVVYRLELLADQPRAQAVLRLLAEKSDWYQSLPAGQGRGVAVSSVFGSYVATLVELEMQGEFGLRIKRLISVVDCGFATNPTSVLAQVEGGTLFGLSASLFNEILIENGQVQQTNFHNYRQLRISEAPAVEVHLLPSLEAPGGVGEAGTALIGPALVNALYAASGTRIRRLPLSRAGYYPV, from the coding sequence ATGAAGAAGACAATCGAAATGAATGTTGATATGTCCCGTCGCCGTCTCTTGCAAGGCAGCGGTATCGCGGTCGGCGGCTTGGTGTTGAGTACCTGGCTACCGCCGTTGGTGTCCAAAAGCGCTGCCTCCGAGGCTGCTGCCTTAGGCCGGCTGGGTGATCGCTCCGCTGAGGGGTTCGGGGCCTTTGTGCGGGTGGGCCCAGATGGCGTGGTCACGGTGATCTCGCCGAAGATTGAAATGGGTCAGGGCGCGCAAACTGGTATTGCAATGATGGTGGCGGAGGAGCTTGAGGTCGATTTGGATAAGGTAGTAATCCAGGAGGCCCCACCGAACTCCGCACTGTATACCGATACCCTGCTTCAGTTTCAGGCCACTGGTGGCTCGACCTCTACCCGTTACACCTGGGAGCCGCTGCGTCGGGCGGGCGCTACAGCGCGCATTCTGTTGATTCAGGCGGCAGCGCTGCAATGGCGCGTCGCGCCGAGCCTGTGTCATGCGCAGAATGGCCAGGTGTTTGGCCCCAAAGGCCTGCAGGCTGACTACGGCGATTTGGTCGAGGCCGCTGCGACGCTGCCGTTGCCCGACGCGGTGCCGCTGAAAACCCCCGAGCAGTTCAAGCTGTTGGGCACTCCCGCGCAACGCCTGGACACGCCCGCGAAGGTCAACGGCAAGGCGCGCTTTACCATTGACCTGCAAATCCCTGGGATGCTGGTGGCCTCCAGCATCACCTGTCCGGTGTATGGCGGACGGCTGCGTTCGGTTGATGAAACTGAGGCGCGACGGGTGTTAGGGGTGCGCGACATCGTGCGTTTGGACAATGCCGTGGCCGTTACCGCAAGTAACTTTTGGGCCTGCCAGCAGGCCATCAAAGCGTTAAAGATCGAGTGGGAACTTGGGTCGAACGCTACTATCGGATCAAAGCAACTGGACCAGGAGCTGCTAGCCGCAAGTAGCCGTGATGGCGTGGTCGCTAAGCGCACAGGCGATATTGAGCAAGCCAAACAGGGATCTTCCAGCCAGTTCGAGGCCGTTTACGAGCAAGCGCTGTTGTCGCATTCGCCGCTTGAGCCCATGAGCTGCGTGGCCCATGTGCGTAAAGATGCGTGCGAGCTATGGGTGGGCACCCAAGTGCCGGTCTTCGCCCAACAGACGGCCGCCCAAGTCACCGGGCTGCCCTTGGAAAAAATCCAGGTGCACAATCAATTGATCGGTGGGGCATTTGGCCGGCGTCTGGAGTTCGACTTCATCACCCAAGCAGTGGCCATCGCGCGTCAGGTCGATTACCCGATCAAGCTGGTCTGGAGCCGTGAGGAGGACATGACCCACGACCTCTATCGGCCGCTCTATGCCGATCGTATGCAAGCCGCCCTCGATAAGCAGGGGCGTCCGCTGGGCTGGGAACACCGTATCGCTGGTGCCTCGATTCTCGCCCGCTATGCCGGCAGCTTGCCTCCCAGCGGCGTGGATGCCGATGCCGTTGAAGTCGCGGTGGAACCCATCTACCGCCTGCCGCATTTGCAGGTTCGCTATATCCGCCAGGAGCCGAGTGTCGTGCCCGTGTCCTGGTGGCGAGGCGTGGGCCCTCTGCGGGGGACCTATGCCCTTGAGTGTTTTATTGATGAGCTGGCGCACAATGCCAAGGCCGACCCGGTGGTCTACCGTTTGGAGCTGTTGGCGGACCAGCCACGTGCCCAGGCGGTGCTGCGCTTACTTGCTGAGAAGAGTGACTGGTACCAGTCTTTACCTGCTGGGCAGGGTCGGGGTGTGGCAGTAAGTTCGGTGTTTGGCAGCTATGTAGCAACTCTCGTTGAGCTTGAGATGCAGGGTGAATTTGGCTTGCGCATTAAACGCTTGATCAGTGTTGTGGACTGCGGCTTCGCGACTAACCCGACGTCGGTCTTGGCGCAGGTTGAAGGTGGGACATTATTCGGTCTGTCTGCTTCGTTGTTCAACGAAATTCTTATCGAGAACGGTCAGGTTCAGCAGACCAACTTCCACAACTATCGGCAGCTGCGCATAAGTGAGGCGCCAGCAGTTGAGGTGCACCTGCTGCCTAGCCTGGAAGCACCGGGCGGAGTCGGGGAAGCCGGTACTGCGCTGATCGGTCCAGCTTTGGTTAACGCTCTCTACGCTGCTTCCGGTACGCGCATTCGTCGGTTACCACTTAGCCGTGCTGGCTACTATCCGGTTTGA
- a CDS encoding (2Fe-2S)-binding protein has protein sequence MQTLIINGQSHQVDVPQDMPLLWVLRDVLGLTGTKYGCGIAQCGVCTVHLDGQPIRSCVTPVAALTGRSITTIEAIGETAVGQAVQQAWLAHEVVQCGYCQSGQIMAATALLQSQPAPDDQAIDAAMAGNLCRCATYTRIRTAIHSVGRVEEA, from the coding sequence ATGCAAACGCTAATCATCAATGGACAGTCGCACCAAGTCGACGTGCCGCAGGATATGCCTCTGCTTTGGGTCTTACGCGATGTGCTTGGCCTCACCGGGACAAAATACGGCTGTGGTATTGCTCAGTGTGGCGTTTGCACCGTGCATCTTGATGGTCAGCCGATACGTTCGTGCGTGACCCCTGTTGCTGCTTTGACGGGCCGCTCAATCACCACCATTGAAGCCATCGGTGAGACTGCTGTCGGTCAAGCCGTTCAACAGGCTTGGCTGGCGCATGAGGTGGTGCAATGCGGTTACTGTCAGTCAGGGCAGATCATGGCGGCCACTGCTCTGCTGCAGAGCCAGCCCGCGCCAGACGATCAGGCGATTGATGCTGCAATGGCAGGCAATCTTTGTCGCTGCGCCACCTACACCCGTATTCGCACAGCCATCCACAGTGTTGGCCGTGTAGAGGAGGCGTGA
- a CDS encoding NADP-dependent oxidoreductase — protein MSQSKQINRSVVLASRPHGAPVEANFLIEQGPIPEPAEGQVLLRTIYLSLDPYMRGRMSDAPSYAPPVEVGGVMVGGTVCRVVASKHHAYKVNDWVLSFSGWQDYALSDGSDLTPLGDSPAQPSYALGIFGMPGFTAYMGLLDIGRPQAGETLVVAAATGPVGATVGQIGKIKGCHVVGVAGGAEKCRHAVEVLGFDACLDHRAPDFAEQLAKACPSGIDIYFENVGGKVFDAVLPLLNAKARVPVCGIIAHYNDTALPDGPDRSPALMGAILRKRIKVQGFIIFDDYAHRYDEFFNDMSSWFAQGRIKYREELVSGLEEAPKAFIGLLEGRNFGKLVVRVSED, from the coding sequence ATGTCTCAATCAAAGCAAATCAATCGAAGCGTTGTTCTGGCATCGCGTCCACATGGTGCGCCTGTCGAAGCGAATTTTCTTATTGAACAAGGTCCAATTCCTGAACCCGCAGAGGGGCAGGTACTTCTGCGTACTATCTATCTATCGCTAGACCCTTACATGCGTGGTCGCATGAGTGATGCGCCGTCCTATGCCCCTCCTGTCGAAGTGGGCGGAGTAATGGTGGGGGGCACTGTATGTCGTGTGGTTGCCTCAAAGCATCATGCCTATAAAGTGAATGACTGGGTGCTGTCTTTTAGTGGTTGGCAGGACTATGCGCTGTCTGATGGCAGCGACCTGACCCCTTTGGGCGATTCGCCAGCGCAGCCGTCTTATGCATTGGGCATATTTGGAATGCCAGGCTTCACCGCATACATGGGCTTACTGGATATTGGTCGGCCGCAGGCGGGTGAAACGCTGGTGGTGGCGGCTGCTACCGGGCCGGTCGGTGCGACTGTCGGGCAAATCGGCAAGATCAAGGGCTGTCACGTGGTCGGTGTGGCCGGAGGGGCGGAAAAGTGCCGGCATGCTGTCGAGGTGCTAGGTTTCGACGCCTGCCTCGATCATCGAGCGCCGGACTTCGCCGAGCAACTGGCCAAGGCCTGCCCGTCGGGTATCGACATTTACTTCGAGAATGTCGGTGGAAAAGTCTTCGATGCTGTGCTGCCGCTGCTCAATGCCAAGGCCCGAGTGCCGGTCTGCGGAATTATTGCGCACTACAACGATACCGCTTTACCCGACGGGCCAGATCGCTCGCCTGCCTTGATGGGGGCTATTCTGCGTAAGCGTATTAAAGTCCAAGGCTTCATTATTTTTGATGATTACGCGCACCGCTACGACGAATTCTTTAACGATATGTCAAGCTGGTTTGCGCAGGGCCGGATTAAGTATCGTGAAGAATTGGTGAGTGGTCTAGAGGAGGCGCCTAAGGCCTTTATCGGCCTGCTAGAGGGGCGTAATTTTGGCAAGCTAGTGGTTCGGGTAAGTGAAGACTGA